Proteins encoded by one window of Haliotis asinina isolate JCU_RB_2024 chromosome 6, JCU_Hal_asi_v2, whole genome shotgun sequence:
- the LOC137287661 gene encoding uncharacterized protein isoform X3 yields the protein MLLVFRMKIALVFLLLVVVFVIQDADSWRRRRRWFRAPRIRVRKIFRPVTKVIKKIRPVLKKIIKPIVKGVKTIVKPILKPLQAKVCAPLQCLSGRDLTWQTGPDNSVEERGVGKDLEEEQSSMMMTRRAQEIEDWLEMYDKEGRGLEGLNELVNTKRDVRELHQILHDPVRSKRLLKYVSKALCGKTGGSQDGSEGDQGPEQDVEQVVTVPYTVIEYVTAAPAG from the exons ATGTTGCTGGTATTTAGGATGAAGATAGCTCTTGTGTTTCTCCTGCTGGTGGTTGTCTTTGTCATCCAGGACGCAGATTCctggagaagaagaagaagatggtTCAGAGCTCCAAGAATACGTGTCAGGAAGATATTCAGACCCGTCACTAAAGTCATAAAGAAGATAAGACCGGTGttgaaaaaaattatcaaaCCCATTGTCAAAGGAGTCAAGACAATTGTCAAACCCATTTTGAAGCCATTACAGGCAAAGGTGTGTGCCCCGCTCCAGTGCCTAAGCGGCCGAGACCTAACTTGGCAGACGGGGCCTGACAACTCTGTGGAAGAAAGAGGTGTTGGAAAAGACCTGGAAGAGGAACAGTCGAGCATGATGATGACAAGACGAGCGCAAGAGATCGAGGACTGGCTGGAGATGTACGACAAGGAGGGTCGGGGCTTGGAGGGTCTGAATGAGCTGGTGAATACCAAGCGGGACGTGAGGGAACTTCACCAGATCCTGCACGATCCAGTCAGGTCCAAGAGGCTGCTGAAGTACGTGAGCAAGGCTCTGTGTGGAAAGACGGGCGGTAGCCAGGATGGAAGTGAAGGTGATCAGGGCCCGGAGCAGGACGTTGAGCAAGTTGTCACCGTCCCCTACACTGTCATTGAGTACGTGACAGCAGCTCCTGCCG GGTAG
- the LOC137287661 gene encoding uncharacterized protein isoform X1 — protein sequence MLLVFRMKIALVFLLLVVVFVIQDADSWRRRRRWFRAPRIRVRKIFRPVTKVIKKIRPVLKKIIKPIVKGVKTIVKPILKPLQAKVCAPLQCLSGRDLTWQTGPDNSVEERGVGKDLEEEQSSMMMTRRAQEIEDWLEMYDKEGRGLEGLNELVNTKRDVRELHQILHDPVRSKRLLKYVSKALCGKTGGSQDGSEGDQGPEQDVEQVVTVPYTVIEYVTAAPAELPERRERVVVKRNSCKNITTYH from the exons ATGTTGCTGGTATTTAGGATGAAGATAGCTCTTGTGTTTCTCCTGCTGGTGGTTGTCTTTGTCATCCAGGACGCAGATTCctggagaagaagaagaagatggtTCAGAGCTCCAAGAATACGTGTCAGGAAGATATTCAGACCCGTCACTAAAGTCATAAAGAAGATAAGACCGGTGttgaaaaaaattatcaaaCCCATTGTCAAAGGAGTCAAGACAATTGTCAAACCCATTTTGAAGCCATTACAGGCAAAGGTGTGTGCCCCGCTCCAGTGCCTAAGCGGCCGAGACCTAACTTGGCAGACGGGGCCTGACAACTCTGTGGAAGAAAGAGGTGTTGGAAAAGACCTGGAAGAGGAACAGTCGAGCATGATGATGACAAGACGAGCGCAAGAGATCGAGGACTGGCTGGAGATGTACGACAAGGAGGGTCGGGGCTTGGAGGGTCTGAATGAGCTGGTGAATACCAAGCGGGACGTGAGGGAACTTCACCAGATCCTGCACGATCCAGTCAGGTCCAAGAGGCTGCTGAAGTACGTGAGCAAGGCTCTGTGTGGAAAGACGGGCGGTAGCCAGGATGGAAGTGAAGGTGATCAGGGCCCGGAGCAGGACGTTGAGCAAGTTGTCACCGTCCCCTACACTGTCATTGAGTACGTGACAGCAGCTCCTGCCG AACTTCCGGAAAGAAGAGAGCGGGTTGTCGTAAAAAGGAATTCATGTAAGAACATAACTACTTATCACTAA
- the LOC137287661 gene encoding uncharacterized protein isoform X4, giving the protein MKIALVFLLLVVVFVIQDADSWRRRRRWFRAPRIRVRKIFRPVTKVIKKIRPVLKKIIKPIVKGVKTIVKPILKPLQAKVCAPLQCLSGRDLTWQTGPDNSVEERGVGKDLEEEQSSMMMTRRAQEIEDWLEMYDKEGRGLEGLNELVNTKRDVRELHQILHDPVRSKRLLKYVSKALCGKTGGSQDGSEGDQGPEQDVEQVVTVPYTVIEYVTAAPAG; this is encoded by the exons ATGAAGATAGCTCTTGTGTTTCTCCTGCTGGTGGTTGTCTTTGTCATCCAGGACGCAGATTCctggagaagaagaagaagatggtTCAGAGCTCCAAGAATACGTGTCAGGAAGATATTCAGACCCGTCACTAAAGTCATAAAGAAGATAAGACCGGTGttgaaaaaaattatcaaaCCCATTGTCAAAGGAGTCAAGACAATTGTCAAACCCATTTTGAAGCCATTACAGGCAAAGGTGTGTGCCCCGCTCCAGTGCCTAAGCGGCCGAGACCTAACTTGGCAGACGGGGCCTGACAACTCTGTGGAAGAAAGAGGTGTTGGAAAAGACCTGGAAGAGGAACAGTCGAGCATGATGATGACAAGACGAGCGCAAGAGATCGAGGACTGGCTGGAGATGTACGACAAGGAGGGTCGGGGCTTGGAGGGTCTGAATGAGCTGGTGAATACCAAGCGGGACGTGAGGGAACTTCACCAGATCCTGCACGATCCAGTCAGGTCCAAGAGGCTGCTGAAGTACGTGAGCAAGGCTCTGTGTGGAAAGACGGGCGGTAGCCAGGATGGAAGTGAAGGTGATCAGGGCCCGGAGCAGGACGTTGAGCAAGTTGTCACCGTCCCCTACACTGTCATTGAGTACGTGACAGCAGCTCCTGCCG GGTAG
- the LOC137287661 gene encoding uncharacterized protein isoform X2, whose translation MKIALVFLLLVVVFVIQDADSWRRRRRWFRAPRIRVRKIFRPVTKVIKKIRPVLKKIIKPIVKGVKTIVKPILKPLQAKVCAPLQCLSGRDLTWQTGPDNSVEERGVGKDLEEEQSSMMMTRRAQEIEDWLEMYDKEGRGLEGLNELVNTKRDVRELHQILHDPVRSKRLLKYVSKALCGKTGGSQDGSEGDQGPEQDVEQVVTVPYTVIEYVTAAPAELPERRERVVVKRNSCKNITTYH comes from the exons ATGAAGATAGCTCTTGTGTTTCTCCTGCTGGTGGTTGTCTTTGTCATCCAGGACGCAGATTCctggagaagaagaagaagatggtTCAGAGCTCCAAGAATACGTGTCAGGAAGATATTCAGACCCGTCACTAAAGTCATAAAGAAGATAAGACCGGTGttgaaaaaaattatcaaaCCCATTGTCAAAGGAGTCAAGACAATTGTCAAACCCATTTTGAAGCCATTACAGGCAAAGGTGTGTGCCCCGCTCCAGTGCCTAAGCGGCCGAGACCTAACTTGGCAGACGGGGCCTGACAACTCTGTGGAAGAAAGAGGTGTTGGAAAAGACCTGGAAGAGGAACAGTCGAGCATGATGATGACAAGACGAGCGCAAGAGATCGAGGACTGGCTGGAGATGTACGACAAGGAGGGTCGGGGCTTGGAGGGTCTGAATGAGCTGGTGAATACCAAGCGGGACGTGAGGGAACTTCACCAGATCCTGCACGATCCAGTCAGGTCCAAGAGGCTGCTGAAGTACGTGAGCAAGGCTCTGTGTGGAAAGACGGGCGGTAGCCAGGATGGAAGTGAAGGTGATCAGGGCCCGGAGCAGGACGTTGAGCAAGTTGTCACCGTCCCCTACACTGTCATTGAGTACGTGACAGCAGCTCCTGCCG AACTTCCGGAAAGAAGAGAGCGGGTTGTCGTAAAAAGGAATTCATGTAAGAACATAACTACTTATCACTAA
- the LOC137287663 gene encoding uncharacterized protein — translation MEQVVPKRKPNPKRLEKTLFVNHKAEQALEKRLESISLTSRLRMMELDRERITLKNEYRLSRRRNVSCSKPRSRSPSPFVVSRPSRHQPLDPVNAYLLTEYRRVSEVIPSILMSLSAKEEKKHEFVAMTTTEPDRTQGGCVDEPDMTKIQQLIRNVKKMRQDMNVSKRLDSNRCKVNFKDLMKTIEAREQRSSPSDTYTDGACSLLRRKMNKMRREGQDVDRRQGQRTQSESTQSTEHTKPLDDSTQRQRHSITLPRVSDTPAQHRGLTMTRSVTTLGMPGRQKTSLPAYTKSQLAEEDEFITRTKVTRELENYDKIRGRIGTFMDTISQSRLPPLEQGEPLE, via the coding sequence ATGGAGCAGGTGGTGCCAAAGAGGAAGCCGAACCCGAAACGCCTGGAGAAAACTCTTTTCGTGAACCACAAGGCGGAACAGGCGCTGGAGAAGAGATTGGAGTCTATCTCACTCACCTCCAGACTCCGGATGATGGAGCTAGACAGAGAGAGGATCACCTTGAAGAACGAATACCGTCTCAGCAGGCGTCGTAACGTGTCCTGCTCAAAACCAAGGTCACGGTCACCGTCACCCTTTGTTGTCTCGAGACCGTCACGACATCAGCCACTTGATCCTGTCAACGCGTACCTGCTGACGGAGTACCGCCGGGTGTCGGAAGTCATTCCCTCTATACTGATGTCACTGTCTGCTAAAGAAGAGAAGAAACACGAGTTCGTTGCCATGACGACAACGGAACCGGACAGGACGCAAGGCGGTTGTGTTGATGAGCCTGACATGACAAaaattcaacagctgatacGGAACGTGAAGAAGATGCGTCAGGATATGAACGTGAGTAAGAGACTGGACAGCAACCGATGTAAGGTTAATTTTAAAGATTTGATGAAAACCATTGAAGCGAGGGAACAGAGAAGCAGCCCCTCTGACACCTACACAGACGGCGCATGCTCGTTGCTGAGACGGAAAATGAACAAGATGAGACGCGAGGGACAGGATGTGGATAGAAGACAAGGTCAAAGGACTCAGAGCGAAAGCACACAATCGACAGAACATACAAAGCCCCTGGATGACAGTACTCAAAGACAGAGACACTCCATAACGCTCCCTAGAGTCAGTGACACACCCGCGCAGCACCGTGGATTGACCATGACCAGAAGTGTGACGACGCTGGGCATGCCTGGAAGACAGAAGACGTCACTTCCGGCCTACACGAAGAGTCAGTTGGCCGAGGAGGATGAGTTCATCACAAGGACCAAGGTGACGCGTGAGCTGGAGAACTATGACAAAATCAGGGGGAGGATTGGTACGTTCATGGATACAATCTCTCAGTCTCGGTTACCTCCTCTTGAGCAAGGTGAACCTTTAGAATGA